A window of Pseudodesulfovibrio hydrargyri contains these coding sequences:
- the sat gene encoding sulfate adenylyltransferase, with protein sequence MSNLVAPHGGKGLVCCLLEGSELDAEIKKAAGLKTLDISDRAKGDLIMMGIGGFSPLNGFMKKADWAGVCEKFLMADGTFWPVPITLDTDDESVKVGDEVALKAKDGVVYATMKVEEKYEMTEADKKWECELVYKGEGEDSADDKFWEVAMEDHPGVQMVMAQGKYNLAGPVKVLSEGDYAKRFPGVYLTPAQIRAEMEKRGWSKVAALQLRNPMHRSHEFLAKIAIEVCDGCVIHSLIGNLKPGDIPGSVRVKCIQTLIDGYFVADNVINAGYPLDMRYAGPREGLLHATFRQNYGINNMLIGRDHAGVGDFYGLFEAQDIFKKIPYVTEACPEPGKALLCQPMNIDWTFYCYKCDGMASMRTCPHTKEDRVILSGTKLRKALSEGAEVPDHFGRDEVLVILRDYYENLTEKVEVKMQKAASGQDMK encoded by the coding sequence ATGTCTAACCTCGTAGCACCTCACGGTGGTAAAGGTCTCGTCTGCTGTCTGCTCGAAGGCTCGGAGCTCGACGCTGAAATCAAAAAGGCCGCTGGCCTGAAGACCCTCGACATTTCCGATCGCGCCAAGGGCGACCTGATCATGATGGGCATCGGCGGCTTCTCCCCGCTGAACGGCTTCATGAAGAAGGCCGACTGGGCCGGCGTCTGCGAAAAGTTCCTGATGGCCGACGGCACCTTCTGGCCGGTCCCCATCACTCTCGACACCGATGACGAAAGCGTCAAGGTCGGTGACGAGGTCGCTCTGAAGGCCAAGGACGGCGTGGTCTACGCCACCATGAAGGTCGAAGAGAAGTACGAGATGACCGAAGCCGACAAGAAGTGGGAATGCGAACTCGTCTACAAGGGCGAGGGCGAGGATTCCGCCGACGACAAGTTCTGGGAAGTCGCCATGGAAGACCATCCCGGCGTCCAGATGGTCATGGCCCAGGGCAAGTACAACCTGGCCGGCCCGGTCAAGGTCCTGTCCGAGGGCGACTACGCCAAGCGTTTCCCGGGCGTCTACCTGACCCCCGCCCAGATCCGCGCCGAGATGGAAAAGCGCGGCTGGTCCAAGGTCGCCGCTCTGCAGCTGCGCAACCCCATGCACCGCTCCCACGAGTTCCTGGCCAAGATCGCCATCGAAGTGTGTGACGGCTGCGTCATCCACTCCCTGATCGGCAACCTGAAGCCGGGCGACATTCCGGGCAGCGTGCGCGTCAAGTGCATCCAGACCCTGATCGACGGCTACTTCGTGGCCGACAACGTCATCAACGCCGGCTACCCCCTGGACATGCGCTACGCCGGTCCCCGCGAAGGCCTGCTGCACGCCACCTTCCGCCAGAACTACGGCATCAACAACATGCTCATCGGCCGTGACCACGCCGGTGTCGGCGACTTCTACGGCCTGTTCGAGGCCCAGGATATCTTCAAGAAGATCCCCTACGTCACCGAAGCCTGCCCCGAGCCCGGCAAGGCCCTGCTCTGCCAGCCGATGAACATCGACTGGACCTTCTACTGCTACAAGTGCGACGGCATGGCCTCCATGCGCACCTGCCCGCACACCAAGGAAGACCGCGTCATCCTGTCCGGCACCAAGCTGCGCAAGGCCCTGTCCGAAGGCGCCGAGGTTCCGGATCACTTCGGCCGCGACGAAGTCCTGGTCATCCTCCGCGACTACTACGAGAACCTGACCGAAAAGGTCGAGGTCAAGATGCAGAAGGCCGCTTCCGGTCAGGACATGAAGTAA
- a CDS encoding DUF1295 domain-containing protein, producing the protein MEAGSRNGGGVDRSHGRTLAQRAVFCLGHLAIVLCCAWLVCGGLERIGGLFGQTWGFTQTGRAALLVGCAALYWLRHAVTLFYLLARRVDWPEVSGLLAFFVLIELGLLLTGGGLFTDVPPLFRPLDWCALGLVLIGSYLNTASETQRKLWKRDPANRGRCYTDGLSKYSMHINYFGDTVMFTGWALLTAAPWALVLPALMAAMFVGYHIPALDAYLAARYPDEFPAYARTTKKFIPFVY; encoded by the coding sequence ATGGAAGCCGGTTCAAGGAACGGAGGCGGCGTGGACCGCTCCCACGGGCGTACCCTGGCGCAGCGGGCGGTCTTTTGCCTCGGGCACCTGGCCATTGTCCTGTGCTGCGCCTGGCTGGTTTGCGGGGGATTGGAGCGGATCGGCGGCCTGTTCGGCCAAACGTGGGGCTTCACCCAAACGGGCCGGGCGGCCCTGCTGGTCGGCTGCGCCGCCCTGTACTGGCTGCGTCACGCGGTGACCCTCTTCTACCTGCTGGCGCGCCGGGTGGACTGGCCCGAGGTCTCCGGGCTGCTCGCGTTCTTCGTCCTGATCGAGCTGGGCCTGCTGCTTACGGGCGGCGGCCTGTTCACCGACGTCCCGCCCCTGTTTCGTCCCTTGGACTGGTGCGCTCTGGGCCTGGTCCTGATAGGCTCCTACCTGAACACGGCCTCCGAGACCCAGCGCAAACTCTGGAAACGCGACCCGGCCAACCGGGGCCGCTGCTACACCGACGGCCTGTCCAAATATTCCATGCACATCAACTACTTCGGCGACACGGTCATGTTCACCGGCTGGGCCCTGCTGACCGCCGCCCCGTGGGCACTCGTCCTGCCTGCCCTGATGGCCGCCATGTTCGTCGGCTACCACATCCCGGCCCTGGACGCCTACCTCGCCGCCCGCTACCCCGACGAGTTCCCGGCCTACGCCCGGACCACCAAGAAGTTCATCCCGTTCGTCTACTGA
- a CDS encoding DMT family transporter, whose product MSEKSKAILLMAATALIWSSGGLAIKLVQWNPMAITGVRSALAAATLAMLFRGRLTFRFNRVQWAAALGYAGLLVTNVVATKLTTSANAILLAYTAPVYVALLAPWLLGERTRPSDWAFIAVTVGGMALFFLDRLSATGLWGNVVAVGTGLSYAVFTLCMRSQKDASPVESVILGHGLTALAGLPFMFTAPPPAEAWLGLLYLGVLQQGVSLALYVWAIKRLGALEAILIMMLEPIFNPVLVAVGYGEMPGPWAVAGGVAVIGAVTLRGVLSALRRPTFSPPGR is encoded by the coding sequence ATGTCCGAGAAGTCCAAGGCCATACTGCTCATGGCGGCCACGGCGCTCATCTGGAGCTCCGGGGGGCTGGCCATCAAGCTGGTCCAGTGGAATCCCATGGCCATCACCGGGGTGCGCAGCGCGCTGGCCGCGGCCACCCTGGCCATGCTCTTCCGGGGACGGCTGACGTTTCGCTTCAATCGGGTGCAATGGGCTGCGGCGTTGGGGTACGCGGGGCTGCTGGTGACCAATGTGGTGGCCACCAAGCTGACCACCTCGGCCAACGCCATTCTGCTGGCCTACACCGCGCCGGTCTACGTGGCCCTGCTCGCGCCGTGGCTGCTCGGGGAACGCACGCGTCCCTCGGACTGGGCGTTCATCGCGGTGACCGTGGGCGGCATGGCCCTGTTCTTCCTGGACCGGCTGTCGGCCACCGGGCTGTGGGGCAACGTCGTGGCCGTGGGCACCGGCCTCTCTTACGCGGTCTTCACCTTGTGCATGCGCTCACAAAAGGACGCCTCGCCCGTGGAGTCGGTCATCCTCGGCCACGGGCTGACCGCACTGGCCGGGCTGCCCTTCATGTTCACCGCCCCGCCTCCGGCCGAGGCATGGCTCGGACTGCTCTACCTCGGCGTCCTGCAACAGGGGGTGTCCCTGGCCCTTTACGTCTGGGCCATAAAGCGGCTCGGCGCGCTGGAGGCGATCCTGATCATGATGCTCGAGCCGATCTTCAACCCCGTGCTCGTGGCCGTGGGCTACGGGGAAATGCCCGGCCCGTGGGCAGTGGCAGGGGGCGTGGCGGTCATCGGAGCCGTCACCCTGCGCGGCGTGCTTAGCGCGCTCAGGCGGCCTACTTTTTCGCCCCCCGGCCGTTGA
- a CDS encoding chemotaxis protein CheW: MSNGIQYKDVEIPAELAGLINHMADVEGYREELHNLGNQWDLLTILGQMSGTGTDMTGTRHGFLRLTSELLSQLGLETLKKTVQEIAGKAQVAVDIVIRNLFERTADIGFLATDDDIREFLRVEAGLEAQLAELDPVSEQARELEAVREGHVERIAARFQEYVAKYSVYFNIILMDTEGRVVAQLDRANDIRVSSDPLVAESLTTSSEYVEVFRKSDLLADQGDSLIYAYRVTETNSADSAPLGVLCLCFRFQNEMDGVFRNLGSENDWSVMTLLDKTGRVIASSDGYHIPLGAVLDFDAEAKFKVTRFAGRQYLAKTCSTKGYQGYYGLGWYGHVMIPLEHAFNQSGSDGLHQRVDQAILEAVMNDPRLFSEKLRSIPLQAEHIQRELERTVWNGNVRESDAQSKVLLWNISDAGARTKMVFEQSIGNLHETVVSGILNDVEFQAALAVDIMDRNLYERANDCRWWALTSAFRKILSQPEISTLDAETIGSILAYINGLYTVYTNLFVYDARGTILAVSDPSQARIVGTTLSDDLCQWTLSLEGSQDYAVSPFESTRLYDGRHTYIYGAAITDIARPGRVVGGIGIVFDGEPQFREMLLDSLPRGEKGEVLEGCFGVFTDRKGRVISCTGDRFAVGDTLSVDDAIQRLPRGKGTSRIIEFDGSYYAVGARVGAGYREYKVDDGYVNDVVAMVFVPLAEVSEKPKTVVRRREIGVGVSHKRASGMDCIELATFYIGDKWLGINAVHVDEAVNSEGLTTIPGSPDYVIGKFVYNDELITVIDIRTQLRLAPVRFDPNAPIVVVRADSAHIGIVVDALGEIPEICMDRVDKANSMLDSSKGYVDCIIKPELHSEQKELLVVIDPTRLVKALIINGAVNGNGDKDGARAESGVNGRGAKK; the protein is encoded by the coding sequence GTGTCGAACGGGATTCAATACAAGGATGTCGAAATTCCGGCCGAACTGGCCGGGCTGATCAACCACATGGCCGATGTGGAGGGCTATCGCGAGGAACTCCATAATCTTGGTAACCAATGGGATTTATTGACTATACTTGGTCAAATGAGCGGGACCGGCACGGATATGACCGGTACCCGGCACGGCTTCCTCCGGCTGACCTCGGAGCTGCTCAGCCAGCTCGGGCTGGAGACGCTCAAGAAGACCGTCCAGGAGATCGCGGGCAAGGCGCAGGTCGCCGTGGACATCGTCATCCGCAACCTGTTCGAGCGCACGGCCGACATTGGCTTTCTGGCCACGGACGACGACATCCGCGAGTTCCTCCGGGTGGAGGCCGGGCTTGAGGCCCAACTGGCCGAGCTCGACCCGGTCTCGGAACAGGCCCGGGAGCTGGAGGCCGTGCGCGAGGGGCACGTGGAACGCATCGCGGCCCGGTTCCAGGAGTACGTGGCCAAGTATTCAGTGTATTTCAACATCATCCTCATGGACACCGAAGGGCGGGTGGTCGCCCAGCTGGACCGGGCCAACGACATCCGCGTCTCGTCCGACCCGCTGGTGGCCGAGTCCCTGACCACGTCCAGTGAGTACGTGGAGGTCTTCCGCAAGAGCGACCTGCTCGCGGACCAGGGGGATTCGCTCATCTACGCCTACCGCGTGACCGAGACCAACTCGGCCGACTCCGCCCCGCTGGGCGTGCTCTGCCTGTGCTTCCGCTTTCAGAACGAGATGGACGGGGTCTTCCGCAACCTGGGCAGCGAGAACGACTGGTCGGTCATGACCCTGCTGGACAAGACCGGCCGGGTCATCGCCAGCAGCGACGGGTACCACATCCCCCTGGGCGCGGTGCTCGACTTCGACGCCGAGGCCAAGTTCAAGGTCACCCGGTTCGCCGGGCGGCAGTACCTGGCCAAGACCTGCTCCACCAAGGGGTATCAGGGCTATTACGGCCTGGGCTGGTACGGCCACGTGATGATTCCGCTGGAGCACGCCTTCAACCAGTCCGGCTCGGATGGGCTGCACCAGCGGGTGGACCAGGCGATCCTCGAGGCGGTCATGAACGACCCCAGGCTCTTTTCCGAAAAGCTGCGCTCCATCCCGCTTCAGGCGGAGCACATCCAGCGCGAACTGGAGCGCACGGTCTGGAACGGCAACGTGCGCGAGAGCGACGCGCAGTCCAAGGTCCTGCTGTGGAACATCTCGGACGCGGGCGCACGGACCAAGATGGTCTTCGAGCAGTCCATCGGCAACCTGCACGAGACCGTGGTCTCCGGCATTCTCAACGACGTGGAGTTCCAGGCCGCCCTGGCCGTGGACATCATGGACCGCAACCTTTACGAGCGGGCCAACGACTGCCGCTGGTGGGCCCTGACCTCGGCCTTCCGCAAGATTTTGTCCCAGCCCGAGATCTCCACCCTGGACGCCGAGACCATCGGCTCCATCCTGGCCTACATCAACGGGCTGTACACGGTGTACACCAACCTGTTCGTCTACGACGCCCGAGGCACGATCCTGGCGGTCTCGGATCCGTCCCAGGCGCGTATCGTGGGCACCACCCTGTCCGACGACCTGTGCCAGTGGACCCTCTCACTGGAGGGCTCCCAGGACTACGCCGTGTCCCCGTTCGAATCCACCCGGCTTTACGACGGGCGGCACACCTACATCTACGGCGCGGCCATCACCGACATCGCCCGGCCCGGCCGGGTGGTCGGCGGCATCGGCATCGTCTTCGACGGCGAGCCGCAGTTCCGGGAGATGCTCCTGGACTCCCTGCCGCGCGGCGAGAAGGGCGAGGTCCTGGAAGGATGCTTCGGCGTGTTCACGGACCGCAAGGGGCGGGTCATCAGCTGTACCGGCGACCGCTTCGCCGTGGGCGACACCCTGAGCGTGGACGACGCCATCCAGCGGCTGCCCCGGGGCAAGGGCACCTCCAGGATCATCGAGTTCGACGGCTCCTACTACGCGGTCGGGGCCCGGGTCGGCGCGGGCTACCGGGAGTACAAGGTCGACGACGGCTACGTCAACGACGTCGTGGCCATGGTCTTCGTGCCCCTGGCCGAGGTCTCGGAAAAGCCCAAGACCGTGGTCCGCCGCCGCGAGATCGGCGTGGGCGTCAGCCATAAGCGGGCCAGCGGCATGGATTGCATCGAACTGGCGACCTTCTACATCGGCGACAAGTGGCTGGGCATCAACGCGGTGCACGTGGACGAGGCGGTCAACTCAGAGGGGCTGACCACCATCCCGGGTTCGCCGGACTATGTCATCGGCAAGTTCGTGTACAACGACGAACTGATCACGGTCATCGACATCCGCACCCAGTTGCGCCTGGCCCCGGTCCGGTTCGACCCCAACGCGCCCATCGTGGTGGTCCGGGCGGATTCGGCCCACATCGGCATCGTGGTCGACGCCCTGGGCGAGATCCCGGAGATCTGCATGGACCGCGTGGACAAGGCCAACTCCATGCTCGATTCGAGCAAGGGATACGTGGACTGCATCATCAAGCCCGAGCTGCACAGCGAGCAGAAGGAACTGCTGGTGGTCATCGATCCCACCCGGCTGGTCAAGGCCCTGATCATCAACGGGGCGGTCAACGGCAACGGCGACAAGGACGGCGCCCGGGCCGAAAGCGGCGTCAACGGCCGGGGGGCGAAAAAGTAG
- a CDS encoding glycine zipper domain-containing protein → MRKVLIAALLVCFVAAGYGCANKAQQGAGVGGLAGATIGALTFKNKLLGAAVGAGVGTLVGYIVGNEWDKHDEAQVQQTLETGRSDQPHAWTNPDTGASYTATPSPPYMAEKKVYRDVYIKDEKDGDTIMAKAWRDDQGVWHLKE, encoded by the coding sequence ATGAGGAAAGTACTGATAGCCGCGCTGCTGGTCTGTTTCGTGGCCGCGGGCTACGGCTGCGCCAACAAGGCCCAGCAGGGCGCCGGCGTCGGCGGCCTGGCGGGTGCGACCATCGGCGCCCTGACGTTCAAGAACAAGCTCCTCGGCGCGGCCGTGGGCGCGGGCGTCGGCACCCTGGTCGGCTACATCGTCGGCAACGAATGGGACAAGCACGACGAGGCCCAGGTCCAGCAGACCCTGGAGACCGGCAGGTCCGACCAGCCGCACGCCTGGACCAACCCGGACACCGGGGCCAGCTACACGGCCACCCCGAGCCCGCCGTACATGGCCGAGAAGAAGGTCTACCGCGACGTCTACATCAAGGACGAGAAGGACGGCGACACCATCATGGCCAAGGCTTGGCGCGACGACCAGGGCGTCTGGCACCTCAAGGAGTAG
- a CDS encoding chorismate mutase, with amino-acid sequence MIKIRKDDGPFEDRPRRDAGQGAPDNTPRYDNDRPQRDEKRGPRKFDKRGPKRGGRDFFGRRPEAPPVDDDAPSKSEVVTGHRYNDIADIDDQILGLLEKRAFLIRKEGAWRKSRQKSLVDPQLEKLLRGAFDRSAGRLGLDAKLTKQLFTLLNQFSLADARKKFEGEGYKLAPRVEPVSAGIAGPRSFRFTRMMLAMAASAGARATLSPVTMNAPNKDLAKALKQVGAPIHWDDDFIRNDGGRTLEFEGNMAFVGEDKFNFYMLLCLALGHAGRCKFTGKPSLQLLDAASLNKVLPSLGARVVPMNPNNPGLPVRLECGGAMDESVTLPGGIDPDFAAALTLAAWSFPGGLTVKGLTAQARDRVAEAVAVLTACGIKAELGKDSVSVSDGVPAIDPQPQLPLSVPLNAMLLALPVLSGGRINLEGAWPRNEQADRVLEQLRALGLRVDVATENVVAVMENELPESADIPLGASPDLMPLALALALKVGDARLSGADNDVAVELLDRMGASYEIDGDVIHLKPGNPQWDGTWFSPEPVWSMGCALAAFAVPGIVLENHGEVTATWPEFWNFYNSLPTGKMKPKPEREKKDDTRRRIKIR; translated from the coding sequence ATGATCAAGATCCGCAAAGACGACGGTCCCTTCGAGGACCGCCCCCGCAGGGACGCCGGACAGGGCGCTCCCGACAATACCCCCCGATACGACAACGACCGCCCGCAGCGCGACGAGAAACGCGGTCCGCGCAAGTTCGACAAGCGCGGCCCGAAACGGGGCGGACGCGACTTTTTCGGGCGCAGGCCCGAGGCCCCGCCCGTGGACGACGACGCGCCGTCCAAGTCCGAGGTGGTCACCGGCCACCGCTACAACGACATCGCCGACATCGACGACCAGATCCTGGGCCTGCTCGAGAAGCGCGCCTTTCTGATTCGCAAGGAAGGGGCTTGGCGCAAGTCCCGGCAGAAGTCCCTGGTGGACCCCCAGTTGGAAAAGCTGCTGCGCGGCGCGTTCGACCGCTCGGCGGGCCGGTTGGGCCTGGACGCCAAACTGACCAAGCAGCTCTTCACCCTGCTCAACCAGTTTTCCCTGGCCGACGCGCGCAAGAAGTTCGAAGGCGAGGGCTACAAGCTCGCCCCGCGCGTGGAGCCGGTTTCGGCGGGCATCGCCGGTCCCCGCTCCTTCCGCTTCACCCGGATGATGCTGGCCATGGCCGCGTCCGCCGGTGCGCGGGCGACCCTTTCCCCGGTGACCATGAACGCCCCGAACAAGGACCTGGCCAAGGCCCTCAAGCAGGTCGGCGCGCCCATCCACTGGGACGACGACTTCATCCGCAACGACGGCGGCCGGACCCTGGAGTTCGAGGGCAACATGGCCTTTGTCGGCGAGGACAAGTTCAATTTCTACATGCTGCTCTGCCTGGCCCTGGGCCACGCCGGGCGATGCAAGTTCACGGGCAAACCCTCCCTGCAGCTGCTCGACGCGGCCTCGCTGAACAAGGTGCTGCCGTCGCTCGGCGCGCGGGTCGTGCCCATGAACCCGAACAACCCCGGCCTGCCCGTGCGCCTGGAATGCGGCGGAGCCATGGACGAATCCGTGACCCTGCCCGGCGGCATCGACCCGGACTTCGCGGCCGCCCTGACCCTGGCCGCCTGGTCCTTCCCAGGCGGGCTGACCGTCAAGGGGCTGACCGCGCAGGCCCGCGACCGGGTGGCCGAGGCCGTGGCCGTGCTTACGGCCTGCGGCATCAAGGCGGAACTCGGCAAGGACTCGGTCAGCGTGTCCGACGGCGTCCCGGCCATCGACCCGCAGCCGCAACTGCCCCTGTCCGTGCCCCTGAACGCCATGCTCCTGGCCCTGCCCGTCCTGAGCGGCGGCCGTATCAACCTGGAAGGGGCCTGGCCCAGAAACGAGCAGGCCGACCGCGTGCTCGAACAGCTCAGAGCGCTCGGCCTGCGCGTCGACGTGGCCACCGAGAACGTGGTGGCCGTCATGGAGAACGAGTTGCCCGAATCGGCGGACATCCCGCTGGGCGCGTCCCCGGACCTCATGCCCCTGGCCCTGGCCCTGGCGCTCAAGGTGGGCGACGCCCGGTTGTCCGGCGCGGACAACGACGTGGCCGTGGAGCTGCTCGACCGCATGGGCGCGAGCTACGAGATCGACGGCGACGTCATCCATCTCAAGCCCGGCAACCCGCAGTGGGACGGCACCTGGTTCAGCCCGGAACCGGTCTGGTCCATGGGCTGCGCCCTGGCCGCCTTCGCCGTGCCCGGCATCGTGCTCGAGAATCACGGCGAGGTGACCGCCACCTGGCCCGAGTTCTGGAACTTCTACAACTCCCTGCCCACCGGCAAGATGAAACCCAAACCGGAACGCGAGAAGAAGGATGACACGAGAAGACGAATCAAAATCCGGTGA
- a CDS encoding aconitate hydratase gives MGKNITHKIIEKHLVSGSMVPGEEVGLRIDQTLTQDATGTMAWLQYEAIGIGRVRTDLSVSYVDHNTLQMGFRNPDDHRFLRTVAAKSGAVFSPAGTGICHQLHLENFAKPGATLIGSDSHTPTAGGIGAMAMGAGGLSVALAMAGEAYFIPMPKVVKVELTGELTGWAQGKDVILELLRLLTVKGGVGKVFEYAGPGVASLSVPDRATITNMGAELGATTSIFPSDETTRDFLTKMGRADDWTELVADADAEYDEVVTINLSDLEPMVAQPHMPDQVCKVKDLAGKKIDQVAIGSCTNSSYSDLKNTAQILAGHMTPPETDLMISPGSKQVLKMLSREGLIEPLLDAGARLLECSCGPCIGMGGSPVSAGVSVRTFNRNFEGRSGTQDGQVYLASAQTAAKLALDGEFTDPATWGPAPDRVSLPDDVPSIRDLFVFPPEDGSSVEVLRGPNIVALEDFDKLPETVEAKVLLKVGDNITTDHILPAGAQITALRSNIPAISQYIFSRVDEGFVSRMQEHGKGVILGGENYGQGSSREHAALGPRHLGVKAVVVKSLARIHRANLVNFGILPLLLVDPSDYDRLEEGVDLTIPASEITPGGTVNMVAGNGATVAVTNDLTEKELQIIQAGGLLNAVREGKS, from the coding sequence ATGGGCAAGAACATCACCCACAAGATCATCGAGAAGCACCTCGTCTCCGGGAGTATGGTTCCCGGCGAGGAAGTCGGCCTGCGCATCGACCAGACCCTGACCCAGGACGCCACCGGCACCATGGCCTGGCTCCAGTATGAAGCCATCGGCATCGGCAGGGTCCGCACGGACCTGTCCGTGAGCTACGTGGACCACAACACCCTGCAGATGGGCTTCCGCAACCCGGACGACCACCGCTTCCTGCGCACCGTGGCCGCCAAGTCCGGCGCGGTCTTCTCGCCCGCGGGCACCGGCATCTGCCACCAGCTCCACCTGGAGAATTTCGCCAAGCCCGGCGCGACGCTCATCGGTTCGGACTCCCACACCCCCACCGCGGGCGGCATCGGGGCCATGGCCATGGGCGCGGGCGGCCTGTCCGTGGCCCTGGCCATGGCCGGCGAAGCGTACTTCATCCCCATGCCCAAGGTGGTCAAGGTCGAGCTGACCGGCGAGCTGACCGGCTGGGCCCAGGGCAAGGACGTCATCCTCGAGTTGCTCAGGCTGCTGACCGTCAAGGGCGGCGTGGGCAAGGTCTTCGAATACGCCGGTCCGGGCGTGGCCTCGCTGTCCGTGCCCGACCGCGCGACCATCACCAACATGGGCGCCGAGCTGGGCGCGACCACGTCCATCTTCCCGTCCGACGAGACCACCCGCGACTTCCTGACCAAGATGGGCCGGGCCGACGACTGGACGGAACTGGTCGCGGACGCGGACGCCGAGTACGACGAGGTGGTGACCATCAACCTGTCCGATCTGGAGCCCATGGTGGCCCAGCCGCACATGCCGGACCAGGTCTGCAAGGTCAAGGACCTGGCCGGGAAGAAGATCGACCAGGTGGCCATCGGCTCCTGCACCAACTCCTCCTACTCCGACCTCAAGAACACCGCCCAGATCCTGGCCGGGCACATGACCCCGCCCGAGACCGACCTGATGATCTCCCCCGGCTCCAAGCAGGTCCTCAAAATGCTCTCCCGCGAAGGGCTGATCGAACCCCTGCTGGACGCGGGCGCGCGCCTGCTCGAATGTTCCTGCGGCCCGTGCATCGGCATGGGCGGCTCCCCGGTCTCGGCCGGCGTGTCCGTGCGCACCTTCAACCGCAACTTCGAGGGCCGCTCCGGCACCCAGGACGGCCAGGTCTACCTGGCCTCGGCCCAGACGGCGGCCAAGCTCGCCCTGGACGGCGAGTTCACCGACCCGGCCACCTGGGGCCCGGCGCCCGACCGCGTCTCCCTGCCGGACGACGTGCCGTCCATCCGCGACCTGTTCGTCTTCCCGCCCGAGGACGGCTCCTCGGTGGAGGTCCTGCGCGGACCGAACATCGTGGCCCTGGAGGACTTCGACAAGCTGCCCGAGACCGTGGAGGCCAAGGTCCTGCTCAAGGTCGGCGACAATATCACCACCGACCACATCCTGCCCGCGGGCGCGCAGATCACGGCCCTGCGGTCCAACATCCCGGCCATCAGCCAGTACATCTTCTCCCGCGTGGACGAAGGGTTCGTCTCCCGCATGCAGGAGCACGGCAAGGGCGTCATCCTGGGCGGCGAGAACTACGGCCAGGGCTCCAGCCGCGAGCATGCGGCCCTGGGGCCGCGCCACCTGGGCGTCAAGGCCGTGGTGGTCAAGTCTTTGGCCCGCATCCACCGGGCCAACCTGGTCAACTTCGGCATCCTGCCTCTGTTGCTGGTCGACCCGTCCGACTACGACCGGCTGGAAGAGGGCGTCGACCTGACCATCCCGGCCTCGGAAATCACCCCCGGCGGGACCGTGAACATGGTCGCGGGCAACGGCGCAACCGTTGCGGTCACAAATGATTTGACCGAAAAGGAACTACAGATTATCCAGGCAGGTGGCCTCCTGAACGCCGTTCGGGAAGGCAAGTCCTAA